The following coding sequences lie in one Cryptococcus neoformans var. neoformans B-3501A chromosome 14, whole genome shotgun sequence genomic window:
- a CDS encoding hypothetical protein (Match to ESTs gb|CF184705.1|CF184705, gb|CF184629.1|CF184629, gb|CF184628.1|CF184628; Similar to gi|28625435|gb|AAO32800.1| copper P-type ATPase CtaA [Trametes versicolor], FASTA scores: opt: 1893, E(): 3.8e-105, (52.410% identity (76.308% similar) in 975 aa overlap (27-995:4-943)); HMMPfam hit to E1-E2_ATPase, E1-E2 ATPase, score: 314.1, E(): 2e-91; HMMPfam hit to Hydrolase, haloacid dehalogenase-like hydrolase, score: 99.3, E(): 9.3e-27): protein MATLGSPPHRQRSASNSSLLSSIVNTIPAPLTNLFTSPRVEQRVLLEEDEVPLEEGSQSLSKEAPVGLRRVELRVGGMTCGACVASIESQLKQPGIKSIQISLLAERGVVEYDENFVKADGEHWTDDKIAEEIEDIGFEATVVEKSEVQEVELRVYGLENQEIVSSLLSTTEGIPGVHSAVLLPPYSHLALTHSPLLISLRSIVDTLSASFPQLSFLPVSNNDDSQIASLQKHKEAALWKRTLFLSAIFAVPVFIIGMLSMYLPMWLMGWTMWKVVTGIYLGDLVCLVLTLPVQTWLAKKFYLNAWKSIKHGSATMDVLVVLGTSSAFCYSVLAMFFAMFSSDPDYRPQTFFDTSTMLITFVSLGRYIENIAKGKTSAALTDLLSLTPSSATIYVDPPAEGELPDSSAKTRKVPTELVQVGDVVLLVPGEKIPADGTVLTGSTSVDESMVTGEALPMPKTAGSQVIGGTVNGLGTITFRVTRAGADTALSQIVKLVEDAQTSKAPIQEFADRVAGIFVPIVITLSLSTFVIWMIISLLSSYGSLPEVFHSPGVGRFGVCLKLCISVVVVACPCALGLSTPTAVMVGTGVGAKNGILIKGGKALEACKGVKRVVLDKTGTVTEGRMAVVSVVWASSSSGVNIGQGDLDTAATLSTTTSANPLQRHTIISLISLAEARSEHPLGMAVAAHGREILSNAGLPPPNGEVVEFESHTGEGLEAVVKLSGGAVEECIRIGKADFVLSNNSKFGEAYAEKQLSMPSEILEFEHDQMALARTVIFVSIIRPTGVVPVAALSLSDSPKPTSAQAIRALKNMGIKVTMLTGDAAATAQAVARQVGIDEDEVYSGVSPKGKAKIVQDLDGASGGVAMVGDGINDSPALVAASLGIALSSGTSIAIEAADVVLVRSDLLDVVAALDLGQVIFRKIKANLIWACCYNVLMIPLAMGVLLPWGIHLHPMMAAAAMAFSSVSVVVSSLTLKWWTRPQSSIASGETYIHPSPRKSVVSVFVEGARDTIMDGVDRLAEKLPFLKRFTERRGNVPSTAEYEAIPLGQAGVYEV from the exons ATGGCCACATTGGGCAGTCCGCCACACAGGCAACGCTCTGCCTCAAATAGCAGCCTCTTGTCCTCTATCGTGAACACAATCCCTGCGCCCCTTACCAATTTATTCACTTCTCCAAGAGTAGAACAAAGGGTCTTgctcgaagaagacgaagtTCCTCTAGAAGAAGGGAGCCAGTCGCTTAGCAAAGAAGCTCCTGTCGGATTACGGAGGGTCGAACTGAGAGTAGGAGGAATGACC TGTGGGGCGTGTGTGGCATCCATCGAGTCTCAGCTGAAGCAACCCGGTATTAAAAGCATCCAGATATCTCTGCTTGCTGAGCGAGGGGTAGTAGAATACGATGAGAACTTTGTCAAGGCGGATGGAGAGCATTGGACAGACGACAAGATTGCCGAGGAAATAGAAGACATTGGGTTCGAAGCCACTGTCGTCGAAAAGAGTGAAGTGCAAGAGGTGGAATTACGTGTATATGG ACTGGAGAACCAAGAAATAGTCAGCAGTTTGCTATCGACTACAGAGGGGATCCCTGGTGTCCATTCTGCCGTTCTTCTGCCGCCCTACTCCCACCTCGCCCTAACACATTCCCCTCTATTAATCTCTCTTCGTTCAATCGTCGACACGCTTTCCGCATCTTTCCCACAGCTATCATTTTTACCAGTATCAAACAATGATGATTCTCAAATAGCGTCTCTGCAAAAGCACAAGGAAGCAGCTTTATGGAAAAGGACGCTTTTCTTATCGGCCATATTTGCTGTCCCCGTGTTTATCATTGGGATGCTAAGCATGTATCTGCCGATGTGGTTGATGGGATGGACTATGTGGAAAGTTGTGACGGGGATCTATCTTGGGGATCTCGTCTGTCTGGTGCTTACACTGCCTGTGCAAACCTGGCTGGCAAAGAAGTTTTATCTGAATGCTTGGAAATCTATCAAGCACGGATCAGCTACCAT GGATGTTCTGGTTGTTCTTGGAACATCCTCTGCTTTCTGTTACTCTGTCCTTGCCATGTTCTTCGCCATGTTCTCATCCGACCCGGACTACCGCCCTCAAACCTTCTTTGACACTTCCACCATGTTAATCACTTTCGTCTCCCTTGGTCGATACATCGAAAACATCGCCAAAGGCAAGACTTCCGCCGCTCTTACCGACCTCTTGTCCctcactccttcctccgctACGATTTACGTTGATCCCCCTGCGGAGGGCGAGCTGCCGGATTCTTCTGCCAAGACACGTAAAGTCCCCACTGAACTCGTTCAGGTCGGTGATGTCGTACTTCTTGTTCCTGGTGAGAAGATCCCGGCCGATGGTACCGTCTTAACCGGCTCAACATCAGTTGACGAATCCATGGTAACTGGCGAAGCTCTTCCCATGCCTAAAACAGCCGGTTCTCAGGTGATCGGCGGTACGGTAAACGGATTGGGGACCATCACTTTCCGGGTCACCCGCGCTGGAGCCGACACCGCCCTTTCCCAGATTGTTAAACTCGTAGAGGATGCTCAGACTTCAAAGGCACCTATTCAAGAGTTTGCCGATCGCGTCGCTGGTATCTTTGTCCCCATTGTCATCACTCTCTCGTTGTCGACGTTTGTGATATGGATGATCATTTCGCTTCTCTCGTCTTATGGCAGCTTGCCAGAGgttttccattctcctGGCGTGGGCAGATTTGGTGTTTGCCTCAAGCTCTGCATCTCTGTGGTCGTTGTGGCTTGCCCATGCGCTTTGGGGTTGAGCACCCCTACAGCCGTGATGGTCGGTACAGGGGTCGGTGCTAAGAACGGTATCCTTATCAAGGGCGGAAAAGCCCTTGAAGCGTGCAAGGGCGTCAAGAGGGTTGTTTTGGACAAGACTGGAACGGTGACAGAAGGCAGGATGGCTGTTGTCTCGGTCGTTTGGGCTTCCTCGTCTAGCGGTGTCAACATTGGACAAGGGGACTTGGACACTGCCGCCACGTTGTCTACTACAACGTCTGCCAACCCTCTTCAACGACACACTATCATCTCCCTTATTTCTCTTGCCGAAGCCAGGTCTGAACATCCCTTGGGTATGGCTGTTGCCGCGCATGGGCGTGAAATTCTCTCCAACGCTGGCCTTCCACCTCCGAACGGCGAGGTCGTCGAGTTTGAGAGCCATACCGGTGAAGGCCTCGAGGCTGTCGTCAAACTTTCTGGCGGTGCGGTTGAGGAGTGTATCCGGATCGGCAAAGCAGATTTTGTGCTGTCCAACAACAGCAAATTTGGTGAAGCTTATGCTGAGAAGCAACTTAGTATGCCAAGCGAAATCCTCGAGTTTGAACATGATCAAATGGCTCTTGCCAGGACTGTCATCTTCGTCTCAATCATCCGCCCTACCGGTGTGGTTCCCGTCGCCGCCCTCTCTTTATCTGATTCCCCCAAGCCGACCTCCGCTCAAGCCATCCGTGCCCTCAAGAATATGGGTATCAAGGTGACCATGCTTACAGGTGACGCTGCTGCTACCGCTCAAGCGGTCGCCCGACAGGTCGGTAtcgacgaggacgaggttTACTCTGGCGTAAGCCCCAAAGGGAAGGCCAAGATTGTCCAAGATCTTGATGGAGCCAGCGGTGGCGTAGCCATGGTTGGCGACGGTATCAATGATTCTCCCGCTCTTGTTGCAGCTTCTCTCGGTATCGCCCTTTCTTCCGGTACATCTATTGCCATCGAAGCGGCCGATGTCGTCCTCGTGCGATCCGACTTGCTGGACGTTGTTGCAGCCCTCGACTTGGGTCAGGTCATCTTCAGGAAAATCAAGGCCAACTTGATCTGGGCGTGCTGCTATAATGTGCTGATGATCCCCTTGGCGATGGGTGTATTATTGCCATGGGGtatccatcttcatccaatGATGGCTGCGGCGGCTATGGCGTTTAGCAGTGTTTCCGTTGTGGTATCGAGTTTGACTTTGAAG TGGTGGACTCGGCCCCAGTCGTCAATCGCTTCCGGAGAAACCTACATTCACCCAAGTCCTCGCAAGAGTGTTGTGTCTGTCTTCGTCGAGGGCGCCAGAGACACCATCATGGATGGTGTTGATCGCCTTGCAGAGAAGCTACCCTTCTTGAAGAGATTTactgaaagaagaggaaatgtACCCTCGACGGCAGAGTACGAGGCTATTCCTTTAGGTCAAGCGGGAGTGTATGAGGTGTAG
- a CDS encoding hypothetical protein (Match to ESTs gb|CF187764.1|CF187764, gb|CF187763.1|CF187763; Similar to gi|46101289|gb|EAK86522.1| hypothetical protein UM05273.1 [Ustilago maydis 521], FASTA scores: opt: 1270, E(): 1.9e-73, (38.987% identity (67.373% similar) in 849 aa overlap (101-879:222-1055)); HMMPfam hit to DPPIV_N, Dipeptidyl peptidase IV (DPP IV) N-terminal region, score: 415.2, E(): 7.3e-122; HMMPfam hit to Peptidase_S9, Prolyl oligopeptidase family, score: 75.7, E(): 1.2e-19) → MPPQGYDYDHPQRSPRSSTSTIYHDNLDIDPFQEKHTAFRDDPTIEQGIHVYPDDDDGEGYTVESSRTHPRNKSRKVLAVLVVIVTFAGIIGVLAASGYSVPSFSSKGGTKHITMDHVFNGTFNAYSKQIDWVKEAEDGTFSHINKEGNIVLNTVRNMTTDTLLVNASLVLDLEGNRLPWTGWALSADMQYVLFRTDHLKQWRHSSFGNYWIHRRQDSATFPVIPPTSPPTIAKCTWSPVGHALAFVSKNDVYIISEDDLSSVPSSSSSSPSHVRVTTDGSHTIFNGVPDWVYEEEVFETDTALWWSPDGKRVAFLRSDESKVHDFKLQYYNPSNDAFKVHQYQTELDMKYPKPGTPNPTVTVHTFSLSSLSSSATSATAQRLTWPGEFPLPDRILTEIGWVADDALLVKEIDRAARDGNVVLFQFGSDHEAKVEGEIVRRLGKDGEEGDDGWIDHGQNVIPVKGPVQGYLDIVPNQGYNHIALFTPLNASKPRWITAGEWEVTEISGVDTEKGLVYFTAATPSIDRHIYSIPLPTLSSIDDEEDQDASMSSMAALTDTTSPGYFEASFSPKAGYYVLGYKGPEVPWQRLIEAGSGENRANVLLEGNAGLNKTVSEFLKPLVTRTTIENDGYELNMLEILPPNLDITGRKKYPVLIRVYGGPGSQMVSNRFERDWHSYLAASQRYIIIMLDGRGTGFRGRNLRNPVRDDLGHWEVQDQVAAAREMAKRVYVDRSRIGIWGWSYGGYMTCKAIEADSGIFTLGMAVAPVTDWLYYDSIYTERYMSTPSANKDGYTTSAVNNVTSFSGDKVDFIWAHGSGDDNVHYMNSAALLDKLTQEQVRGWRFRMFTDSNHSMDKRMAYREVYEWMNDFLEEKWGKGGTVHH, encoded by the exons ATGCCACCACAAGGCTATGACTATGACCATCCACAGCGCTCTCCACgctcatccacatccaccatATACCATGACAACCTGGACATAGACCCATTCCAGGAAAAACACACGGCTTTCAGAGACGATCCCACCATCGAACAAGGTATCCACGTCTATCCagacgacgacgatggaGAGGGCTACACTGTCGAATCCAGCCGG ACACATCCTCGGAACAAGTCACGCAAGGTACTCGCCGTCCTCGTCGTTATCGTCACTTTCGCAGGTATCATCGGCGTGCTCGCTGCTTCAGGATACTCGGTAccctctttctcgtccAAAGGTGGCACAAAGCATATCACCATGGACCATGTGTTTAACGGCACGTTCAATGCCTACAGCAAGCAGATTGACTGGGTCAAGGAGG CGGAAGACGGCACGTTCTCACATATCAACAAGGAAGGAAACATTGTCCTCAACACCGTCCGCAACATGACCACCGACACCCTTCTCGTCAACGCATCGCTTGTCCTTGACCTTGAGGGCAATCGACTCCCCTGGACGGGATGGGCCCTCTCAGCTGATATGCAGTACGTCCTCTTCAGAACCGACCATCTCAAACAGTGGCGGCACTCGTCATTCGGGAACTACTGGATACATCGTCGACAAGATTCGGCTACGTTTCCTGTCATCCCGCCGACCAGCCCGCCGACTATAGCAAAGTGTACGTGGTCGCCTGTCGGGCATGCATTGGCGTTTGTCAGTAAGAACGACGTCTATATCATCTCTGAAGATGACCTCTCCTCTgtcccctcctcctcctcctcctccccttcacATGTAAGAGTAACAACCGATGGAAGCCACACAATCTTCAACGGCGTCCCCGACTGGGTatacgaagaagaagtgttTGAAACGGATACCGCCCTCTGGTGGAGTCCTGATGGCAAGAGGGTTGCTTTTTTGAGAAGCGATGAGAGTAAAGTACATGATTTCAAGTTGCAGTATTATAACCCATCGAATGATGCGTTCAAGGTGCATCAGTACCAGACCGAGCTGGATATGAA ATACCCCAAACCTGGTACACCCAACCCCACCGTCACAGTCCACactttttccctctcttccctctcctcctccgccaccTCGGCCACCGCACAACGTCTCACCTGGCCAGGCGAGTTCCCTCTCCCAGACCGCATCCTCACCGAAATTGGCTGGGTAGCCGATGATGCCCTCCTCGTTAAAGAGATTGATAGAGCTGCGAGGGACGGGAACGTCGTTCTTTTCCAGTTTGGGAGCGACCATGAAGCAAaggtggaaggggagattGTGAGGCGGTTAGGGAAGGACGGggaggaaggcgatgatggatggatCGATCAT GGCCAGAACGTCATCCCCGTTAAAGGGCCAGTCCAAGGATACCTCGACATCGTCCCTAATCAAGGGTACAACCACATTGCGCTGTTCACTCCGTTGAACGCTAGTAAGCCTCGGTGGATCACTGCAGGAGAATGGGAAGTCACCGAGATATCGGGGGTTGATACCGAAAAGGGCCTTGT TTACTTTACAGCTGCAACCCCTTCTATCGACAGACACATCTACTCTATCCCCTTACCCACTCTTTCATCcatcgatgatgaagaggatcaaGACGCATCGATGAGTAGCATGGCCGCATTGACAGATACTACTTCCCCTGGATATTTTGaagcttccttctctcccaaaGCGGGGTATTATGTCTTGGGGTATAAAGGGCCAGAAGTACCTTGGCAGAGGTTGATAGAAGCTGGGTCTGGAGAGAATC GAGCGAATGTGTTATTGGAAGGTAATGCAGGACTGAACAAGACAGTTTCAGAATTCTTGAAACCTCTTGTCACGAGGACGACTATCGAAAATGATGGCTACG AACTCAACATGCTCGAgatccttcctcccaacCTCGACATCACCGGCCGCAAAAAGTACCCCGTCCTGATCCGCGTCTACGGCGGACCCGGCTCTCAAATGGTGTCTAACCGATTCGAAAGGGATTGGCATTCTTACCTCGCTGCCTCCCAGCGGTACATTATCATCATGCTCGACGGTCGTGGAACGGGGTTTAGAGGTAGGAATCTGAGGAACCCGGTGAGGGATGATTTGGGGCATTGGGAGGTGCAGGATCAGGTCGCGGCGGCGAGGGAGATGGCGAAGAGGGTTTATGTGGATAGATCGAGGATTGGGATTTGGGGATGG AGTTATGGAGGATACATGACTTGTAAGGCTATTGAAGCCGATTCTGGTATATTCACTCTCGGAA TGGCCGTCGCACCCGTCACAGATTGGCTTTACTACGACTCCATCTACACCGAACGATACATGTCAACTCCCTCCGCCAACAAGGACGGGTACACCACCTCGGCAGTGAACAATGTCACTTCCTTTTCGGGCGATAAAGTCGATTTCATCTGGGCACATGGAAGCGGGGACGATAATGTCCACTATATGAATAGTGCGGCGCTTTTGGATAAGTTGACGCAGGAGCAAGTGAGAGGGTGGAGGTTTAGGATGTTTACTGATTC CAATCATTCAATGGATAAGCGGATGGCGTACCGGGAAGTGTACGAGTGGATGAATGATTTCTTGGAAGAAAAATGGGGTAAAGGAGGGACTGTACATCATTAG
- a CDS encoding hypothetical protein (Similar to gi|46121429|ref|XP_385269.1| conserved hypothetical protein [Gibberella zeae PH-1], FASTA scores: opt: 673, E(): 3.8e-42, (69.048% identity (83.929% similar) in 168 aa overlap (1-168:1-143)); HMMPfam hit to Clat_adaptor_s, Clathrin adaptor complex small chain, score: 241.4, E(): 1.6e-69) has protein sequence MIKFILVQNRQGKTRLSKWYAPYDDDEKVRHVPLSTFIHDYPQPLLISTPTLQVRLRGEVHRLIAPRDQKYQSNFVEFRDDKVIYRRYAGLFFCVCVDSNDNELAYLEAIHLFVEVLDAFFQNVCELDLVFSFYKVYAILDEVFLAGEIEETSKQVVLDRLDYLEKLD, from the exons ATGATCAAGTTTATCCTCGTACAA AATAGACAAGGCAAGACACGGCTCTCAAAATGGTATGCCCCgtacgacgacgacgaaaaGGTCAGACATGTTCCCCTCTCTACTTTCATCCACGACTATCCACAACCACTGCTAATATCCACACCCACTCTGCAGGTCAGGTTACGGGGCGAAGTACACCGACTCATAGCGCCTAGAGACCAAAAGTACCAATCCAACTTTGTCGAG TTCCGGGACGACAAGGTCATCTACCGACGATACGCcggtctcttcttctgtgtCTGCGTGGACTCCAACGACAATGAGCTCGCGTACCTCGAGGCGATCCATCTCTTTGTAGAGGTTCTCG ACGCCTTTTTCCAAAACGTCTGTGAACTGGACCTGGTATTCTCGTTTTACAAG GTGTATGCGATCCTGGACGAAGTGTTCTTGGCCggggagattgaagagacGAGCAAGCAAGTGGTGCTGGACCGGCTGGATTACCTGGAGAAGCTGGATTAA
- a CDS encoding hypothetical protein (Match to ESTs gb|CF192600.1|CF192600, gb|CF192599.1|CF192599; Similar to gi|46101041|gb|EAK86274.1| hypothetical protein UM04819.1 [Ustilago maydis 521], FASTA scores: opt: 833, E(): 2e-46, (37.278% identity (60.552% similar) in 507 aa overlap (19-415:64-567)); HMMPfam hit to PP2C, Protein phosphatase 2C, score: 131.3, E(): 2.2e-36), whose protein sequence is MSSSHISLRSLPRLPPHARRFHDYIRGPMDRGTYKVPLSSPKVVGAFSSRGHREYQEDASSIQALQLSPQELQSSLARLKKPVHWDPSTAGSEFFARQIAYFGIFDGHGGKQVSQYLSKRLHALVEQVDSTSISPIVEWTKEKHGGYFKRWRGGALQRWTQWADGKGEEEGGREGIGKGEGIEAESGQETMLMTLEERLTLAFLEADKEILTSIEKSDRCGSTASIALLHSLDSPSQPYWAAKKLALTIAHCGDTRVLLCNRSTGLVTPLTEKHHAESRIEASRLRRMGAGLLVSDSYGESRWMGAVENTRGFGDGRWKPSGVTVEPQVETRVVDGDAHAYMILATDGITSLISDQEIIDLARRSLDPSRAAKTIVHFAEDLGASDNCTCVVVPLAGWGDVGGEDRTEDRREYRRRHAETMNTRMQRM, encoded by the exons ATGTCCTCCAGCCATATATCCCTCCGCTCTCTCCCCCGCCTCCCCCCGCACGCACGACGTTTCCATGACTACATCAGAGGTCCAATGGACAGAG GGACATACAAAGTCccgctctcctctcccaaagTAGTAGGAGCATTCTCTTCCAGAGGTCATCGAGA GTATCAAGAAGACGCATCGTCCATACAAGCTCTCCAGCTCAGCCCTCAAGAACTGCAATCGTCGTTGGCGAGACTCAAGAAACCTGTCCACTGGGACCCGTCCACTGCTGGTTCAGAGTTCTTCGCTCGGCAGATTGCTTATTTCGGCATCTTTGATGG ACATGGAGGCAAACAAGTATCCCAATACCTTTCCAAACGACTGCACGCCCTGGTCGAACAAGTAGACTCGACATCGATCAGCCCGATAGTGGAATGGACGAAAGAAAAGCACGGCGGGTATTTCAAGCGATGGCGAGGCGGGGCTCTGCAGCGGTGGACACAGTGGGCGGAtgggaagggggaggaggaaggggggagGGAAGGTATAGGAAAGGGCGAGGGGATTGAGGCGGAGAGTGGGCAGGAAACGATGTTGATGACTTTGGAGGAGAGGTTGACTCTGGCATTTCTCGAG GCAGACAAGGAGATCTTGACAAGTATCGAAAAATCAGATCGATGCGGTTCAACAGCGTCCATCGCCCTTTTACATTCACTCGACAGTCCTTCACAACCATACTGGGCCGCCAAGAAGCTCGCACTTACAATCGCTCATTGCGG CGACACACGTGTCCTCCTGTGTAACCGCTCCACAGGCCTCGTCACTCCTCTCACCGAGAAACATCACGCCGAATCACGTATCGAAGCTTCCCGCCTCCGACGTATGGGCGCCGGTCTGTTAGTCTCGGATTCGTACGGCGAATCGAGGTGGATGGGCGCTGTGGAGAATACGAGGGGGTttggggatgggagatggaagccGTCCGGGGTTACTGTCGAGCCGCAGGTTGAGACGAGGGTTGTTGATG gcgaTGCCCACGCATACATGATCCTCGCCACAGACGGTATCACCTCCCTCATCTCCGACCAAGAAATCATCGACCTCGCCCGCCGTTCCCTCGATCCCTCCCGCGCAGCCAAGACGATCGTCCATTTCGCAGAAGATTTGGGCGCTTCCGATAATTGTACGTGTGTGGTAGTGCCCCTTGCTGGGTGGGGGGATGTAGGAGGGGAGGATAGGACGGAGGATAGGAGAGAATATAGGAGGCGGCATGCGGAGACGATGAATACGAGGATGCAGAGGATGTAG